The Cydia amplana chromosome 1, ilCydAmpl1.1, whole genome shotgun sequence DNA segment TGAAAATAAACGTAACAGGAACTCATGAATTGCATGTCATAACATATCATGGAAATCTCAATTAACTGGTTCGTTAGTTGTTATTCGGAAGATTAGTGTCTATAGATGCTAattaataaaagtttttatatgtCTTAGGTTTTAATATTCCCCttgtataatagtagtttatgcaacagtgatataataagggttcttaaaattcaagggtcgaagttacaaaacgagacgtagtcgagttttgtaaaaaaagacccgagaattttaagaaccaattatgagctgttgcatacattactttttctatgacagctgcagcaaaaaaaaaaagaaaagaaaaaaaaaagttattattaaaaaaaaagagttattattaaaaaaaaagagttattatttaaaaaaaattgagttattatttaaaaaaaaatgagttattatttaaaaaaaaaaagagttattattgtaaatgaaaacatacctctttcaatcaagatgatcggaacttgtatctttaaaaaaaataaagcagttgtattatactcataagatgactgctagcagtcatcttatgagcctatagacaaagcattcaaatgacattgctttagatatcactgtcagtcatttaattgacacatttaagtgctggagtagaaaaaattgtttttacaaTGTCATTTAATACTCTATATTCATATCTCTTTTCttcataatatttacaaatacatattcaTGACTAAAATGACATGTAACGAACTTCGGTTCCATCATTCCTGACGATATAATATTGTCAGGTGACAGCCAAAACTCACGACTTTTTCAAAAGTTAAGAGCCATAATGAACCGTGTTAGTATAATATACCAATATAAGGTAATTTttagggaccctattactaagactccgctgtccgtccgtccgtctgtcaccaggctgtatctcacgaaccgtgatagctagacagttgaaattttcacagatgatgtatttctgttgtcgctataacaacaaatactaaaaacaaaataaaataaagagttaagtggggctcccatacaacaaacgtgatttttgaccgaagttaagcaacgtcgggcggggtcagtcagtacttggatgggtgaccgtttttttgcttgttttgctctattttttgttgatggtgcggaaccctccgtgcgcgagtccgactctcacttggccggttttttttgcttgttttgctctattttttgttgatggtgcggaaccctccgtgcacgagtccgactcgcacttggccggttttttgtttaataatttttatctaattagtgagttttggttgtcacttgATTATATTGAAATGTCaatttattgataaattaatgtGACAGTACCGCACCAAACTTAGGTAAATACTTAAGAAATTATCGTTGTTCAAGTAAACTTATTGTGTGAGGATTAAGCATACTAGATCATTTTATCCTTAACTGTTTCGTCCAGGTCTTTCATTACTAATGCCAATTTGATAAAGAGTTTGAGAAACAGTAGGTACAGGTAAAACGAGTATACTAACTAGAGGTCGCAAAGGATGTGCTATTTTACCCAATTTAACTTAATAATGACtacttaaatattacttactgtAATGACTGTAACGACTGAATAtcaaagtaggtatacatacgaCTTATCTATATTTCTGTCCATTATGGTTCGGTTATCTGTTCAAATTAacattagtaaatattttaacaatGGAATCACAAAAAAGAATATAGCAAACCCTTTCCAACttcaaaaaatgtttacaaGGAACCCATAAATTACTAGGTTATAAGGTTTGTGCGACATCACtaatattaatttttaacaagctgaaACGTcggcgaacgatgctattaagcttagaataactttaaaatggaaaaaatactgCCTTGGTTGAGACACCCTAGCCCAAGGCAGTAATTATTTGTTCCCAAGTCCTGATTTAAAGAAGATCctgaaaatatttgtttttataatgtgtaTTGTCACACAAATAATTGGTCTTGTTAGACATTAGCCAACTTCATAAAGAGGTTAAGTGTATTCacctttttaatttttctcgagattttatttgatatttttttatgttagttaaagcttttaataataatatattattatacccgtACCGATGGCATAAAACAATGGCAAAACAGTAAAAATAGTAGGGATTTTAATTACGATTGCACTAAATCACAGATACGAGTATATGCGTAAGTTCACACTCGTGCATCTACGCTACACACCAGAGCACCTTTGCATAATTGAAACACtcatattatacatacatcCATAAGGGGtctcattctgaatccctaacaacgtttgtcctaaagtcacttgccctaactggtttgtcctaatgggcacatgccctaacgatcaattgtcataacgattatttttcataatgtaaggttctgaaaaatggttaggttttagaacttgctgccacaaaagtgggttaggttagggttagaactgcaacccccgcaaaaaagaaaatatgcttaataacattaggataagtaatcaataattagggaaaccaaaattagggtttttggtgttaggacaactgatcattatgacaaacaatattagggaatgcaaaaataggagaaaagactttagggattccgATATAGATCCTCAATAAGTGCCATAATATACCTAGttgtataggtatatacataattaCTTTTTCGGTGCCTTCTGATCTATTCACAGAATAAATAGCATAGGTATTGTTTggtaactacctacttataaattacattcaTATTAACATGAAATGACAATACCTTTATAAATCACcacaaaaataccaaaaatataaattttgaaacaaaaaatagttcaaaaaGTTGTATAATTAATACACTTTTCATATCAAACTATGACTATTAATGCTGTAAACAAAACCACGTGACTATCATTgagccaataaaataaatacaaaatgtgaTTGGCTGAATAACCATGATCAATTTTCTTGGTTTAGTATGTTTACGTTTGAGTTTTACATTTTGATCAGTTACAAAACAACAACGTGTCTAAAACAACGtgggtcatcatcttcctcgcgttgtcccggcatttttgccacggctcatggcagTCCACTTGAAAACTAACcctaagaattggcgtaggcactagtttttacgaaagagaTACCATCTGACcattcaacccagaggggaaactaggccttattgggattagtccggtttcctcatgatgttttccttcaccgaaaagcgactggtaaataaatatcaaatgatatttcgtacataagttccgaaaaacatagatacgagccagggttcgaacccgcgacctccgcatTGGAAGTCGCAGGCTTTTACCGCTAGGTTACCAGCGCTTCAAACAACAACGTGGGTATAGtgacaataaaatataatacctacacaCACTAGAAGTTCTAATTTTATAATTACACATTTTGAACCGTAAAAACAGTAGCTTAATCGTGAGTCGATGCCGATTTGATCAGGTTCCTTTTTGTGAGGAGAGTTCGATGTTGAATTCCccataaaatatatgaaaaatatGTCACAGTACTATACAGCACTTAACCGATTATTGGCGGGCTTTTTATTTTCTGGTTGATGTGACTAGCTTTGTATCTATCTAAATAACCCACAAATTGACTTAATACGTTAACTTACTAACTGCACTAGTTTACTTgctgtacatttaaattaaacttgATACAACATGGCAACGCTCATCAACCCAAAATTTCTATTAATTAaacctaataataatactttACCACTTACACTTGAGTCTAATTTTTAATGAAACATATGTACACAGAATAACTACGGCCACTATAACGGCAAAAGCTAAGATAACAACGGAATATTGTTCATTCAACATGCCGACCTCTTTGAGTAAGAAGCGGGGGTACGTGTAGTGGCAGTAAATCTCGGAGCACGGCAGGCGCGGTCGGCCCATGCCGAAAATGGTGATACAGAGGCCCACCAGGCCGTGCTTCAGGAAGGACGCGTGGAACAGCCACCGGAAGAAGGCCGGCGAGTCGGGCAGGTGCAGGAAGAAGCCAGAGAATACCGTGAAAGGCATTATGAAGAGCGGCCCGAAGATCATGGCGTGCTGTAATAACATAGTTTAGCTTTGTAAGTATAACAATGAGAGAAAACCTACCTACTCAATccaaattgtttaattttatttgtggtttaaGTAGTTACATtgctatttataaattataaaattaaatgtacgtatgaactaaagaaaaagtgactaagtccaccggtggccgaagTCGGAAGCGAACCTgagtcttcagcttacgcggctaacgtcctgaccatTAGACCACCCAGCCACCGTCTACGTCCGGTCACGGTCTTTACTATATGCCATCTATTTATAAAAAACCCACCCATTCGCTTTTCCTATAAGTACGTTACCTCACATTGTAAGAGTGTGATAATTCGAAATTGATAGAGGTAGAGCATTTATGTCCGAGCGCCGATCATTAGCTATAACAAGATTACCAACCCAGTATATGTCCCGAGTCGGTGTGTGATTTTCTATGTATtggattattttattacagattGAATTTGGTATGTAGTGAGTGAGAACTGTGTGCACGTTTCCCCCCGCAAAAAAAATCAGAATGATTTGTAcggtaagatatcgcttgggcttTCCCTTCCGACTTATCGGAAGCCAGTGTTGCTCGAAGATTGTAGCTTAATAATGTTACGTGTCCACGTTTGCTATTTATATAACACGCTACGTCACTGATAACCGGTTTGTTGAACTCTTGAGTTTGTGATTGTTTTTTACCCCACGCGCGTGCCTACGTTTTGAGTGTCATAATATCGGTAATGCGGGAATTCGTGACAATATTGATAGcattataaaaaacaaaacaaattgaattaggtacctatttatgcgTTTGTTTACATCAACTCCTATTGATCTGAAACTTGTGCTAAGCTTGCGTAGCCTCAGTAAAAACATAATGTTATGTGTAACGTCTTTCCGTCAAGCTAGTCTGATGAGGCAAGCCGAATGTGGCCGTAGGAATGATGTAAAAAATAGCCCATCGAATTTGGGATCAATAGAATCGTCTTAACGAGAATGACTGAGCACATAAGTTACCAGTgacctatatgtacctatgccaAAATACTTGGCAAGTCGAcaattatttctttatttctttgTATTAATCCCATAATGCGGTTTTTAATCATTTATCAATTCagtaaaatatgtttaaatggGTGAACAAAGTAACCTTTGGGAGCTAAAGTACCCCGACCCTACGGTATCCAACGGTTGCCTGTCGAAGCGAGGGCcgtaaaaccggccaagtgcgagtcggactcgcgcacggagggttccgcaccatcaacaaaaaatagagcaaaaaaatcgtgtttgttgtatgggagccccccttaaatatttattttattttatttttagtatttgttgttatagcggcaacagagatacttacatcatttgtgaaaatttcaactgtctagctatcgcggttcatgagaaacagcctggtgacagacggacggacggacggcagcgaaatcttagtaatagggtcccatttttttaccctttgggtacggaaccctaaaaaacaaacaacaacggttgcactccgggagtgccgacagaagtgaaaactcacctcactatgttactgacgcccggtaacacgatacatacgtttagcggaggtattctatttatttattatgtattattatcattctcaaataagatcacactttttcattgacatgtttatttacatactgccatgacaacgtcaaattatttgaacataggtaaagagtcttgaaaaggagtccgcagcataaatgtcaaataacattgagtttttctttattgatttaaatgccatttaaattatgagtggccagcttacggggcttacggtcacgtgatcgccttacgccccttacggtcacgtgatcgccttacgctggcgctgtctcgagtttatcatttttttcccacctcaaaaagtgcccagcgccgctaaagaagttttcacttcaaaaactctgCAACGTGCGTCCTTTTCGCTCGAAAACACTGCCAGGATGCGCCGAGTTGAtatcaaattattataattttactagTAATAGTAGTAATATCGAATTTGAATAcgttataatataagtatttaataggcacttaatcttaaaaaatactagcgacccgccccggcttcgcacgggttaacaaattatatataaaccttcctcttgaatcactctatctatttaaaaaaaccgcatcaaaatccgttgcgtagttttaaagatctaagcatacagacagacagacagcgggaagcgactttgttttttatactatgtagtgaagattGTTTTAACACGATGGTGCCAAATATGCATCAGATTGCTTGACGTACAACCAGCGAAATCTGTTATATATTTTACAAATCCAGAGAAGAGTGTCATTATGACTAGGTATACATGTGGTTGTACCTTAATATCAAACAGAGATCCATTGAGCAGCCCTACACAGAGAGCCGTGTAAGAAACCATCAGTAAAATGACGCAGAAGCTTCCGAAGCGAATGATTTCTGGCGGCTGGCCTGTGAGCCAGTAGGCTATGCAAGAGTAGCACAGCGTGCACACCGTCTGCGCGGGCAACGCAGCCACTAGTGTGGACACGTAGTAGGCGCCCGGGGTGTACCAGCGGTTGAAGTGCTCGCGCTTCACCATTGGAAATTGTAGCGGGACTGGAAACAGATAAAAGCGAATAATTAGATGAATTATataatgtaagtatattttttgcTGCTTAGCTTGTCTGAGATCATTGTAACTTTATTAACTTTTGTAGACCACAACAATTAATCAACATATAGCAAGCTGTGATTCGCCCTGTATACAAATACTCATACCTACTGACTAACATAGTACGTACAGgtatttaaagtatttatttctatcttcagaaacaaattaaaacaataattagataggtacatgtttaattttttttcacttGTTTGTTTAATATGTGCTTTGTCAGATTGATTTATAAGAGACGCCCCTTCATTTGCAAACAATCGTACTCCATCTAAATCAATCCATATTATGCGAGAGCTGGTTGTATTGTATGTACCAGAGGCTCTACCACGAAAGTCGACTTTTCTTGCATTGGTAGTGAAGAGTCATCTTAGTCGTgattgaaattaaatatatatgacTAATATATTCTAAATATAATCTGACTTAAGGATTTGAATATGTTTTGATTGGTCGTATTAATCAGCGTTAATGATCGTAAGTATCATATGtataaatatcaaaactttAACACAGATTTTCCAAATCTGAAGTGTTGTGTAATTAGTACGGATAATACGTACATTTTATAGACACGGCGCTGAAGGCGGTGAACATGACGAACATGACGCTGTAGGAGAGGAAGTTGTAGTTGTCGATGGTGTGCTTGGCGTCCTCGCCGATGTTGAAGAACAGCACGCCGACGAACAGCGCCATGGCGCAGTGGATGCCCGTCATTATCAGCGTGAAGTGGGGGTCTCGCCACGCACACTGCAATATGACATAAGTAATTATTAGGGTTATTTGCTATTTGGCACATTAAAACTACGCATGAAATTATTAAAACCGAAAAAGAAATAGAAccaaaataaaacaatgaaaAGACGAAAACTTGGATTGGTCGTAATACTGCTACTAAGTACAAATGTATGTTAACAATCGCAGTTTAGGGCATTCAGGAAAAGTCGGGGAATATTCTCAATTATTTACTTATTCAGTCAGATTTTCTGTTACATATACTTACTAGTAATGCTCTTCGTGTCAAAGTGGTAAATTGTTTCCACGTCGATGTACTGTACGTGCTCTTCAGTGCTAGTAGGATCTTACTCGTCGGGTCCTCTTTTGGAGATGGAAGTGCCGTTAGAAACACTTTCTCATATAAAtctgttttaaatatttctgtaacattaaaaatatactgtagtaGGAACTAATAAGGAATGATCAATATATCGatgtaaatacataaaaataaatcaatcagTCAACGTTTACTTTAAGTTACAACATGTGGAAGagcggtgttctcttaacacaagtatttataatagttaggtacttaaaaagaGGCACCAGGTCAGACACTGTAATTTAATTGATACAGAAtgaatcatttttagtttttttaaatcaatcaaattattaattttcagGCAACTTAAGGGTactttacaataataaaaaccttaaatacaaaaaaaacattgtcGTGACGCAGTTTTCTGTTTGCTGTTGTTgttaaaataaagtaggtaattgGTATATAAATACGATTTTACTTGTTTGTATTTACCTAATAATTTATCATCACTTTCATTAGATATATTATGAAGCCACTGCATGTCTTGTCCATTTTCTATgtaatttattagtttatctggCTGCTCTCCACATATTTCTATaactgaaaaataataataaaattactcaaggtaaaaaaaaaaatactagcaTAAAACATTGGCGTAGTATACTCGTACCATTATACCAGgcgataaaaaaatcttaatggGTTCCGACAGTGGCTATGGTCCTCAGTAGAATTAactaaagattatttttaatgtaggtaactctgtctgtatgttacctctccacgcttaaaccgctgaaccgattttaatGAGATTTGGTATAGAGGTAGTTTTAGGCCCGGGAAAGAACCTATCATATTTATATATGATAGGTTTTATAAATCATCATCGTACTATGTGTTAGAAGTATCATTTATGCTCGGGTCAAATATTGCTACCACATTAGACCCACTTCCCCACTATTCTAGCTAGCTCTGTctgagctgaaacttcacatacagtcagcagcagaagttgctaaacgggccaagtgttcaaaatgatcttgacgcgactttattttcAAGAGAAAGAgaaagagcgtgtcaaggtaattctgaacacctcgcccgctaagCAACATCTGCtgagctgactgtacatgtgtAAGTAGGGTGACAATGTAATATTCTGGACTCTGGTACTAATGATAGACACGAGAGGTGGCCAGAGGAACTCTGTTATAAACAtcgcaaactaattgtgtttgggtttttaggaaatgtctcgatgagtatgaGTTGCCTttcgaaagaaaagtacagtcagcaataaaagctttattattattattttgttaaacacttattcatttgtttttgcTGTGTATGTACATTTGGGTATAACATAAATTCATGGATAACCCATTACCAAAAATATAGTAATAAGATAAATAGATTAGGTTTATTTTACCCTTGGAagtattttaatacctataggcatagagaaatatagtaagacaagagtgctcactccataaatcagttttgataccaaaaagactattaatttcagtgtctacatctagcatcgagtagcggaactatcagtattgctacttgacaatagatgtagcagtactgatagttccgctactcgatgctagatgcagacactgaaattaatagtctttttggtatcaaaactgatgtatggagtgagcaatctatgaattttttctctatgctaggtAATAAATAAACCTATTCACAGTCGAAGTTTCGAAGTCCATCTAGATCAATAACAATATTGCGATAAGGATAATGATTAAAATACTTACGAAAATCTACAGGATTATGAAATTTTGGACAGTTCAAATGAATGTTTTCGAAGAAGGGTATTAGGTTATCGACTGAGCCCATATACGCGCATTGGCCAGCCACCACCGCGTACAGACGGTCCACCATTTGCAGCAGAGCGGCTGATGGCTGGTGCATGGTCACCACCACTGTGCGGCCCTGGTGCGCCAGCATTTGCAGCATATACACCATCTGCTTTGATGTTGAACTGTCTAGCCCGCTGGAAAGAgatattttactaaatattGGTTGGATATTATAATCGTCCCTCACAGACCTCTTACTTGTATTATTGCCAGATGTATGATGGCCTATTTTACGTTCAACAATCGACCAAAAACAATTAACGATC contains these protein-coding regions:
- the LOC134649893 gene encoding ATP-binding cassette subfamily G member 4-like, whose protein sequence is MACESISLETSSTSLTEDSSLNISFENLNYTVRQGIFNRGRKVILNNLSGTFNSGELTVIVGQSGAGKSTLMDILAGYRNETQGKIYVNGRIRKPKWFRRRSCYILQDDKVQDMLTIEESLTIAAELKLGNHISKEQKTRRIREIITALGLREVRDTRAAQLSGGQRKRLAIGLELICDPPVMFLDEPTSGLDSSTSKQMVYMLQMLAHQGRTVVVTMHQPSAALLQMVDRLYAVVAGQCAYMGSVDNLIPFFENIHLNCPKFHNPVDFLIEICGEQPDKLINYIENGQDMQWLHNISNESDDKLLEIFKTDLYEKVFLTALPSPKEDPTSKILLALKSTYSTSTWKQFTTLTRRALLCAWRDPHFTLIMTGIHCAMALFVGVLFFNIGEDAKHTIDNYNFLSYSVMFVMFTAFSAVSIKFPLQFPMVKREHFNRWYTPGAYYVSTLVAALPAQTVCTLCYSCIAYWLTGQPPEIIRFGSFCVILLMVSYTALCVGLLNGSLFDIKHAMIFGPLFIMPFTVFSGFFLHLPDSPAFFRWLFHASFLKHGLVGLCITIFGMGRPRLPCSEIYCHYTYPRFLLKEVGMLNEQYSVVILAFAVIVAVVILCTYVSLKIRLKCKW